AATCAAATACAGTTTCGAGTACACGAAGAGACGTAGTTCCGATGGCAATGATACGACGGCCTTCTTTTTTTGCGCGGTTCAATCGATTCGCTGTTTCTTCCGTGATCTCATATTTCTCTTTGTGTAAGGTTTTAGTTTGCCATTGTTCGGCGGTCAATGGACGGAATGTCCCATAACCTACTTGGAGATTCACTGGTACAAATTCAATTCCCTGTTTGACAAGTTCCTCTTTTAAGGTATCTGTAAAATGAAGGCCCGCAGTTGGCGCTGCAACAGAACCTGATTTTTTTGCAAAGATGGTTTGGTATCGTATTTTATCTTCTTCAATGACCTTTCGTTTTAAATAGGGAGGGATTGGAATTGTTCCAAAAATCTCAAAGTCTGAATCTGAAATTTCTTTGTCGGATACAAGTAACGATAATTCTTCCTCTTTCCCATCATAACGAAATTGAAAATTTGGGAATCCCACAGGACATAAGATATCACCTAACTTTAATTTTGCCCTATTTTTGAGTATACATGTCCAAACGAACGAAGAATCATCCACTGTTTCCAAAAAAATGGATTCGTGAATTCTCCCTGATTCCACTTGTAAAAAAACTCTTCGATACGAAACTTTTGTATCATTAAATACTAAAACATCACCAGGGAGTAACCATTGTCCGATGTTGCGAAAATGTGGTGCCTCCCAAAATGATTCCTTCGATTGATCCACAAGGAGTAACCTCGATTCATCTCGATTTTTAGCAGGGAAACGAGCAATTTGTTCTTCTGGTAAATGAAAATCAAATTCTTCTAAAAAATCCATCTTGGAATCACCTTAGGAAAACCTTGTCAATTAACCAGAAATATTGGGAATGGTAGGAGAACTATGTGGAAATTTTTAGAACCAATGGAAAGACAGGGGAAATGGATCCTCACTGTTCTTTTTTTGTTCCTTTTAGTCACCTCAGTGAATCGTTCCCACCAAAAATCTGATTTTTTGGACTATTACCATGCGAGTGAACGATGGGCCACAGGAGATAATTTATACCGATTCGATGTTGCTTTTGACCTCCAATCCAAAATCAAAACAGCAGAAGATTTATTTCGGCCTGAAAATCTTCCCCTACTCTTAGCCCTTCAAAATGAAACGGCAACCTACATTTACCCTCCCGTTTTTTCCTTTTTACTCATCCCGATCACTTACTTATCAGAACCAAATGCTGCTCTTACATTTGAGATTTTAAGTTGGATTTCGTTACTTATCTTAGTATACCTTCTTTTTCAAAACAAAGAGTTAAATCTCCAAAGAACAAAGTTCCCCTATTTAATTCTAATCCTCACGATCCTTTTTAATTTTCGATTCATTGAGAGTCATATCCAAAACAACCAAGTTGGGATCCTTCTCATACTACTTGTATTGGTATCTATTTTGGTTAAAAATCATTTTTTAGGTGGGTTCTTACTTGCACTAGCAGTGAGCATCAAAATCACTCCCCTTGTTTTTCTTTTTGTTTTTGTTTATGAAAAAAAATACAGTCGGATTTTCTGGTTTTTGATTGGTTTGGTTCTATGGAATGTCCTTCCATTGGTTTATCATTGGGATTATACAATCCAGATGTCCAAAGAATGGATGACTGAAATTCTTGGGAATGCTTTAAACAATCCACTACTACGTTCCTGGAAAAACAACCAATCATTGAGTTCAACACTTGCGAAGTATTTTGTTTCAGGTGCTGATTTCATCAACCAACCTACTTACGGATTACCTTTTTTAAACCTTTCCGTTTCTGTTCTCAAACTGATCCAATTGGTTTTCATTTTTGTTTATGGAATTCCATTACTGATTTTGTGGAGAAAACCAAACCAAAAATGGACAATCATCTCTTTGTTATTTTTAATCTCTGCTCTTTTTAGCGGGATCAGTTGGATCCATAGTTATATCATTTGTTTGGTCCCAGTTTATTTTATACTTAACAAAGTTTTTTCAACGCAGATGGAAACGAAGGAATTGTATTTTTTAATTTTGGTATTATGTTTACCAATTTTCAGTCATAGAACCTTTGTCGGTCAAAAAGTCGAATCCTTCCTTTCCATGTTTTCCATTCTTTTTTATTCTACAAGTTTGTTGTATTTTTATATTGTTAGGTTTGCACTCAATGAAAACAAAAATCGGAATTGATGCCAGACCACTTGCTTATGGCATTACCGGGAATTCTCGTTATTTGGCGGAAGTCCTAAAGGTAATCATACCAAAACATAAAGACAAAGAATTTTATTTTTTTAGCAACAAACCCATCCATGTTGTTTTTAATGATTTAATATACCCAAACGTACATTTGGTGGTTGAACCAAAATCTATCCCAGGCCCACTCTATTTAAATTTCATTTTACCAAAGAGGCTGAAACAAAACAAAATCGAAGTATTTTGGGGCACCATTCAAATGTTGCCAATCTTTAAATTACCAATTCCTAGTTACGTAAACTACCATGATCTCAATTTTATTTCCGCTCCAGAAACCATGGCGAAATGGAATTATTGGCAACATAAATTGTTATCTCCTATCACATTAAAAAATGCTGATATTATTTTTTGTTTATCCAAAAACACGAAAGAAGAAATCATTCAATTTCGGCCCAACTGCAAAGACAAATGCATTGTTGTTTACCCTGGCGTGACAAAAATCAAAACCAACCGATCTAATTTAAAAATCAAATTCCCAAAAGATTTTTTCCTAACAGTGGGAACATTAGAACCGAGAAAAAATATCAATCGATTGGTGGATGCATTTATACAATTCAAAACCAAATATCCAAAAGATAAAAATTCTCTCCTGATCATGGGAAGAAAAGGTTGGGGAGAAGAAGGTGATTTGCTGTACCAAAAGTTAAATGATCCAGAGATTAAAGCCAAAGGAATCCAATTCATAGAAAAACCAGATGAAAACACTTTGGCTTCTGCTTTCCAATCATGTAAGGCATTTTTTTTCCCATCTTTACATGAAGGTTTCGGCCTTCCACTACTAGAAGCAATGTTAGAAGGCAAACGTTGTGTTGCGTCTGACATTCCTGTCTTCAAAGAAATTTTATCTGATCAGTGTGATTTATATATACCTACTAAAGATACAAATGCTTGGGCAAATGCATTTCATATCATGTCTGGTAACACCAAAGAAAGAATGCCAATATTCCCAACAAAGAAGTGGACATGGCAAGAAACCGCTAAAAAAATTGAAGAGGTACTATTTTTATGAAACCCATCCTACGATTATTTTCAAAATGGAAAGAATACAAATCCAAAAAAGAATCAATCTATTTTGGTACTTCACTTTATGATGAATTGTATACAAATCCAATCCCATCTCTTGTTTTGATTGTAGGTGTTTCACTCTTCTTTTATTTCAGCCTACCTTACATCCATTACCTTGGAAATTTTTTCTTTTGGTTTGTTGGGGTATTAGAAATCACAAAAGTTTTAAAAATCCCATTTTTAGATGAACTCAGGTATTACCACTATTTATCTGCTTTCGTTTACTTTTATATTTCCATTTCTCTATTAATTGATATTAGTCGATTGCTTTCAAAGTGGAATGTGCGCACTGTCATTGTCAAAAACGAAGTTTGGCAAATCGGCCATTCT
The Leptospira levettii genome window above contains:
- a CDS encoding glycosyltransferase family 87 protein, yielding MWKFLEPMERQGKWILTVLFLFLLVTSVNRSHQKSDFLDYYHASERWATGDNLYRFDVAFDLQSKIKTAEDLFRPENLPLLLALQNETATYIYPPVFSFLLIPITYLSEPNAALTFEILSWISLLILVYLLFQNKELNLQRTKFPYLILILTILFNFRFIESHIQNNQVGILLILLVLVSILVKNHFLGGFLLALAVSIKITPLVFLFVFVYEKKYSRIFWFLIGLVLWNVLPLVYHWDYTIQMSKEWMTEILGNALNNPLLRSWKNNQSLSSTLAKYFVSGADFINQPTYGLPFLNLSVSVLKLIQLVFIFVYGIPLLILWRKPNQKWTIISLLFLISALFSGISWIHSYIICLVPVYFILNKVFSTQMETKELYFLILVLCLPIFSHRTFVGQKVESFLSMFSILFYSTSLLYFYIVRFALNENKNRN
- a CDS encoding LIMLP_18675 family protein encodes the protein MKPILRLFSKWKEYKSKKESIYFGTSLYDELYTNPIPSLVLIVGVSLFFYFSLPYIHYLGNFFFWFVGVLEITKVLKIPFLDELRYYHYLSAFVYFYISISLLIDISRLLSKWNVRTVIVKNEVWQIGHSGLGKKLNQYQLNAEGLSLSYEHGGLIDFLGLNRMVWKKDGKEIFSSPYFFPYKKNKTIINRLLKR
- the queA gene encoding tRNA preQ1(34) S-adenosylmethionine ribosyltransferase-isomerase QueA, giving the protein MDFLEEFDFHLPEEQIARFPAKNRDESRLLLVDQSKESFWEAPHFRNIGQWLLPGDVLVFNDTKVSYRRVFLQVESGRIHESIFLETVDDSSFVWTCILKNRAKLKLGDILCPVGFPNFQFRYDGKEEELSLLVSDKEISDSDFEIFGTIPIPPYLKRKVIEEDKIRYQTIFAKKSGSVAAPTAGLHFTDTLKEELVKQGIEFVPVNLQVGYGTFRPLTAEQWQTKTLHKEKYEITEETANRLNRAKKEGRRIIAIGTTSLRVLETVFDSQQQKYKVGLGQTDIFLSPGDNIKSVQGLITNFHLPKSSLLLLVSAFANSRLVMNVYRYALQNHFRFYSYGDSMFLF
- a CDS encoding glycosyltransferase family 4 protein, with amino-acid sequence MKTKIGIDARPLAYGITGNSRYLAEVLKVIIPKHKDKEFYFFSNKPIHVVFNDLIYPNVHLVVEPKSIPGPLYLNFILPKRLKQNKIEVFWGTIQMLPIFKLPIPSYVNYHDLNFISAPETMAKWNYWQHKLLSPITLKNADIIFCLSKNTKEEIIQFRPNCKDKCIVVYPGVTKIKTNRSNLKIKFPKDFFLTVGTLEPRKNINRLVDAFIQFKTKYPKDKNSLLIMGRKGWGEEGDLLYQKLNDPEIKAKGIQFIEKPDENTLASAFQSCKAFFFPSLHEGFGLPLLEAMLEGKRCVASDIPVFKEILSDQCDLYIPTKDTNAWANAFHIMSGNTKERMPIFPTKKWTWQETAKKIEEVLFL